Genomic DNA from Nitratidesulfovibrio vulgaris str. Hildenborough:
TGGGGCCTGCCTCCATGAGTTTGGTGTGGAAGACCTCGATGGTCTCGAGACCACCAAGCCCCACGCCCAGAAGCACGCCCACGCGGTCGGCGTTGCTCTCGTCGATGACGAGGCCGGAATGCTCTACGAGCATCTTGCCGGTGGCAACGGCGAACTGGACGAAGCGGTCCATGCGTCGTGCCTGCTTGGCGGGCATGAACTTCTCAGGATCGAAATCCTTCACTTCGCCTGCGATACGCGAGGCGTATTCTGTGGCGTCGAAGCGGGTGATGGGCCCGATGCCGGACTTGCCGGCAACAAGGTTATCCCAGCTGGTTTCGATGTCATTTCCAAGGGGGGTGAGGGCTGCAAGGCCCGTCACCACAACGCGCTTTCCGGTCATTCGGATGATCCTCTCGGCGTTTCGGACGCATCGGCCCCGCCTGCCCGTTTGAGCGAAAGAACAGCAGTTCCGGTGTGTTGGCACCGGCGGGGTCGGTCGCCGATCGTCCCTGAGAAAAATGCGCAAGAGCGTCTTATGACACCGTCATAAGACGCCCGTGCTCAGTGTCGCATAGAAGAAGACAAGACTACTGCTTGTTGCTGACGTAGTCGATGGCGTCTTTGACCTTGAGAATCTTCTGGGCGTCGTCGTCATCGATTTCAACGCCGAATTCCTCTTCCATGGCCATGATCAGTTCAGTCAGGTCGAGGGAGTCTGCGCCGAGGTCTTCAACGAAAGAGGCTTCGGGCTTGACTTCCTCGGCGGACACGCCGAGCTGGTCCATGATGATCTTCTTGACTTTTTCTTCAACGGACATGGGTCCCTCCAATGCGGTGTTTTCGGTTGTTCAGTCTGTAAGGCAGGCGCGTGTCATCAGCAGTACATGCCGCCGTTGACGGCGAGAACCTGTCCGGTGATGTACGATGCCCTTTCCGAGGCCAGAAAGGCCACTGCGTCCGCGATGTCCTGGGCGGAACCCAGACGACGCAGCGGGATGGCCTCGACATATGCTTTGCGAACCTCTTCAGGGAGGCCCGCCGTCATATCCGTTTCGATGAAGCCGGGGGCCACGGCGTTGACCGTGACGTTGCGGGCGGCAAGTTCCTTCGCGGCCGACTTGGTGAGCCCGATGAGACCGGCTTTTGCCGCGCAGTAGTTGGCCTGCCCGGCGTTGCCCATCTGCCCGACGACAGAGGTGATGTTGATGATACGCCCGAGACGCTGGCGGGTCATCAGTTTCGATGCCTCGCGCAGGCAGGTGAAGGCGCCGCACAGGTTCACGTCGAGAACCCGTTCGAAATCCTCGTCCTTCATGCGCATGATGAGGCCGTCCTTGGTGATGCCCGCGTTGTTGACCAGCACGTCGAGGCGCACCTTGTCCTTGATTTCGGACTGGAAGAAGGCGGCAACGGCGGCGGCGTCGGAGACGTCGAGTCGGAAGGCAGTGGCGCTTCCGCCTGCGTCGCGGATGCCTGCGGCGACGGCCTCGGCCTCATCAGGCTTGCTCACGTAGGTCAGGAACACCTGAAGACCGGCACGGGCCAGCGTTTCGGCAACGGCCTTGCCGATGCCACGCGACCCGCCGGTGACGATGGCGGTGGGGGTAAGTTCGCTCATCACAAACCTTGCATTCTGCGGTTTGACGAAAGGCATCGCCTTATACCTCAAAGGCGTGCCGACTTCAATTGCCGAAGAGGGCCTCTAGAAACGCAGCAATGCCGCGCCCCATGTGAAGCCGCCACCGAAGGTCGTCAGAAGCACCCTCATGCCGGGGCGGATGCGCCCCTGCGCGCGGGCGTCGGCAAGTGCCAGCGGAATGGATGCCGCGCTGGTGTTGCCGAAGTCATGGACGTTGACGAAGACCTTTTCGGACGCGAAGCCGAGACGGTCGCCCACGGCTTCGATGATGCGAAGGTTGGCCTGATGCGGAATGACGAGGTCGACGTCTTCGGTCGTGAAGCCGTTGCGGGCAAGCAGGTCGTTGCAGACCTGCGTCATGCTGCGTACGGCGTGCTTGAACACGTCGCGGCCCTGCATCCGCACGAAGTACTCCTCGCCGACGCTGTCGCCGATGGCATAGGGGTTGGCTGTGCCGCCGCCGATGGTCAGCAGGTCGCCCAACGAACCGTCGGAGGTGACGATGCTGTCTTCAAGCACGGCAGTGCCCTGTGTCGCGTCAACATCAGCCGTGACCACGGTCGCACCTGCCCCGTCGCCGAAAAGGACGCAGGTCGTGCGGTCCTTCCAGTTGCAGCGCAGGGACAGGGCTTCGGCAGCCACGAGAAGCACCCGGGATGCGGGGCGTGCGGCCACGATGCCCTGTGCCAGTTCGAGTCCGTACAGGAAGCCCGAACACGCGGCGTTGCAGTCCAGCGCCATCACCCCCGTCATACCCAGCTTGCGGGCGACGATGCAGGCGGTGTTGGGGCAGGATGCGTCGGGGGTGCAGGTGGCCACGAGGACATGGGTTATGTCTGCGGTGTCCAGTGCCGCGTCGGCAAGGGCTGCGCGGGCGGCTTCAACGGCGAGGTCGGACGTGGTCTGTCCGGGGGCCACCACATGCCGCTGGCGGATACCCGTCCGGGTGGTGATCCACTCGTCGGTGGTCTCGACCATGGACTCGATGTCGGCGTTGGTGAGGATGCGTTCGGGAGCATAAGCCCCAAAGCCCCTCAATAGGCTCGGTGAGGTCATGTCGCTTGTTCCGGAAGATGGGGGACGGTCGGTGTTTCCGTCCTGTGATGGGGGGGTTACTGCCTGACGGCCTTGCCGTAGCGGGTCAGTTCCTCGTTGGCGCAGATGGCTTGCACGACGCGTTCGTTGGTCTTCTTCTCGACGAAGGTCGCAGCCATGTTGACGGCACTCTTTATGGCCTTGGCGTTGGACTTGCCATGACAGACGATGGCGATGCTCTGAAGGCCAAGAAGCGGAGCGCCGCCGTATTCGGCATAGTCTACCACGCGGGCGAAACGCTTGAAGGCCGAACGGGCCAGCAGCGTGCCGAGCTTGGGCAGAAAGCCGGAAAGCAGTTCGCGCTTGAGTACGCGGCTCATGGACGAGCTGAGCCCCTCGCTCAACTTGAGTGCCACGTTGCCCACGAAACCGTCGCAAACCACGACGTCGACTTCACCGGTGAAGAGGTCCCTCCCCTCTACGTTGCCGACGAAGTTGATGTTCTGGGCCAGCTTGAAGAGTTCGTACGCTTCCTTGACCAGCGTGTTGCCCTTGCCCTCCTCCTCTCCGATGCTGAGAAGGCCGATGCGCGGCGTCTCGTAGCCCAGAAGGTCGCGGGCGAAGGCGTTGGCCATGAGGCCGAACTGGAAAAGGTGGTGGGGTTTGCAGTCCACGTTGGCTCCCACGTCGAGGAGTACGATGGGCTGCTTTTCGGTGGGCATGACAGAGGCGAGGGCAGGGCGTTCGACACCCGGCACGCGACCCATGATGAACATGCCGCAGGCGACGGAAGCACCGGAATGACCGGCGCTGACGATGCCGTGGGCGTGACCGTCGCGAACGAGACGGCAGACGACCTGTATGGAGGCGTCCTTCTTGCGGCGGAGAATGTCGGAGGGTTTTTCGTCCATTCCGGCGACTTCGCTGGCATGGACGACTTCCACTTCGACACCGTCGAGGGGAATCCTTGCGAGTTCCTCTTCGACCTTTTGCCTGTCTCCGACGAGCAGGACCTTGAGCCCGCGTTCCCGGGCCGCGTCAACGGCACCGGGAACAACCACGGAGGGGCCGAAATCCCCCCCCATGGCGTCCACGGCGATGATGGTGCTATTCATTGTCCTGCTTGGTCACCTGACGGCCCTTGTAGGTACCGCAGCTGGGGCAGGCACGGTGGGGAGCGGTGGGCTCGCCGCAGGCGCAGTACACGACGGCGGGCACGGCCACGCGGTCGTGGGAGCGACGCATCCCCTTGCGGGAACGGGACTTCTTGTTCTGCTGAACGGCCATGGCTATCTCCTTGCAGTCGGCCGGGGCGTACCCCGTGCCGGGTTCTAGTGCTTGTCTATCCTCACCCCGCGCAGAACAGCCAGACGGGGGTCACCCTCTTCGTGCGCACACGCACAGGGGCCCTCGTTCAGGTTCTTCCCGCAGGACGGACACAGACCCTTGCACGCGCCGCCGCACAGCGGCTTCACGGGCAGGGCCAGCAGAAATTCTTCCCAGAGCAGCCCCGAGAGGCTGATCTCGAAACCCTTGCCTTCAGGCACGGGGCGCAAAACCTCGGTGTCGACATCCGCATCGTCGTCTTCACCGGGGAAGGGCTCGAAACTTTCGAAACGATGTTCTACAGCGACAAGCGTCGGTTCGGCGCATCTGTCGCAAGGCACACTGACCTTGCCGCCGAGGGTGCCGCGCACGAGAACGCCGTCTTCCTGCGGAAGCAGGAACACAGTGGCCCGAAGAGGCTCCGCCACCTGATAGGGCAGGGAGAACTCCTTGATGGGCGCGGCCCACACCGAGGCTTCGTCGACCTCATATTCCTGTCCACCCGACGGGATGTCGTTGAGCGGAACCCAAATCTGATGCATAGCTACCTCGCGAGCAGGGTTTACTACATGCGAACCGACTCCCCTGTCAAGAAACGCCTTGTCGGGGGTTGCATTTTCCGCAGTCAGGGTATAAGACCTCTTTCTCTTGGCGGCGGGGCTACCTGTGCAGGGTTGCCGACATGCCCGCTGTCCGCCATATTACGCCATCATCCAGACATTTGCACATATATGGAGGAACGTCATGGGTAAGCAGTGCGAAGTTTGCGGCAAGAAGCCCCAGGTCGGCCACCATGTGAGCCACTCGAACATCAAGACCAAGCGTCGTTTCGAGCCCAACCTTCAGAGCGTTCGTCATCAGCTTCCTTCTGGCGAAGTGAAGACCGTGACCGTGTGCACTCGCTGCCTGCGTTCCGGTGCCGTCACCAAGCCCGTGGTTCGCAAGAGCGCCTAAATTCTCATCCGGCTCACGGATGGAAGACCCCGGTAGTCCGCTGCCGGGGTTTTTTGCATTGACGGTCGGGGCGGCGAGAGCGGCTGTTCTCTCGGGCGCTGCTCCATCCGTGATTCGCCCCCGATGACACGCCATCTCCGTTTGCCATCTGATTCCGGCGGGTTGACCACTTGCCAGCTTCACGGCAGTGTCTATTTCTTATGCGTCGCCGATATCGGGAGTCATCGCATACGTTCTTCTGACCTGAAGGGGCGATACGTCCCATGGTGAGCGGCCACCCCAACCACAGACCGCCCCGGAGGGTTCATGCTGTCGAGGCTTTTTCTGCTTTTTGCCCTTGTTCCTTTCCTTGAACTCTATCTGCTTGTTCAGGTCGGAACAGTCATAGGTGCAGCACCTACCATACTCCTAGTCATCCTCACCGCTGTAGTAGGGGCGTGGCTTGCCCGCACGCAGGGGCTTGGGGTGATGGCACGCGTGCAGAACGACCTTGCCCGCGGCATCATGCCCGGTCAGGCGCTGATCGACGGATTCTGCATCCTTCTTGCCGGTCTGCTGCTCCTCACACCGGGCTTCCTCACTGATGTCGTCGGTCTTTTGCTGCTTCTTCCGCCCTTTCGCGCGTTGCTGGCGTCGCGCCTGCAACGTCATTTCGCCGTGCGTTACGCCTCCTCGGGTACGACTGCGGAGGGGGGGCACTTCATCGTGTACGGCAGCAGCGGCCCCGCGGCCCATGAAGAACCGCGCCACGCTGTCGTCATCGACACGCAGCCCATCGATTCGTCGTCAGCCGCCACGGGACTCGCCGATGACACGAAACCCCTCGGCGATGCGCAGCCCTCTGGTGACGGACGGCCCCGTTCGTGATTCCCCCACCGCGTCCGCGGCGCGTCCGCATCGGCGGACGTCCACGAATCCGTTTGCGCCGTCGGCCCGGCGGTGCGTCTCCCTGGTGGCGCGACATCACCTGCGCTGTTCCGGGGGGCGGCGAGACGTCACCTGTCGCACCGCACCGTCTCGTCCAGTGGCGCCTCGTCCTCTCCTCGAAACGCATTCCTTTCCGGCAGGTGCAGCGCGGGTCGCGTGTCGGGCTCTATGTGCCCATCGTTCTTGAACGTATGGCCCGCCAGGAGATAGCGGCCTATGAGCTTGAGGGCGTGCGTCCCAGCGTAGAGCGTCGGCCCGTCTCCTTTTCCAATGCCCACGTCACGTTGATGGTGCTTCTCCTGCTCGTACTCTGGCATGGAGTGCGGATGGGCTGGTGGAAGCTTTTCGGGCTTGCGACAGTCCCCGCCCCGGATGCGTGGTCATCCATGGGGGCGCTGGATGTCTACCGGGTCATCGAGAGGGGGGAGTGGTTCCGTGCCGTGACGGCGCTCACACTTCATGCCGATAGCCCGCATCTTTTCTCCAACATCCTTTTCGGGGGGGCGTTTCTCGTTCCCCTGTGCCGCAGGACTGGGGCCGGACTCGGCTTCATGCTCACCCTGTGCGCGGGTGCGCTTGGTAACGTTCTGAACGCTGTCGCCCGTCCTCTTTCATATGTCAGCCTGGGGTCGTCGACTGCCATGTTCGGGGCGGTGGGTGTACTTTCAGGTCTTCTGGCTTTCGAGGACGGGGGGCGTGGGTGGCGACGCATGTTCGTGCCTCTTGCGGCGGGTGTCGCCGTGCTGGGTATGCTTGGCACCGAGGGCGAGAATACCGACGTAGGGGCGCATCTCTTCGGGTTGCTGGCGGGATGTGTCGTGGGTGCAACAGCGCAGTTGCGGCTCAACCGGGTTGGCTTGCCGGGATTCGTCGGGCAGGTTGTTCTGGGCGCGCTCGCTCTAGTTCTTTGCGGTCTGTGCTGGTGGCTGGCGTTCGTCGCCAGAGGCTGATGGCCAGTACGCCTGTCGTCGAGGTCGCGCCGCGCGGGTATGAGCGACGAGGATGCCAGCCGCCTCCGGCAGTGCTCTACGGCCGTCCGCTTTCGCCTTGTATGGCGCACACGTTCTCTCGGTCGCCTGTCCTGTGGTTTCGTTGCCTCATGCGGAGGGATGCCTCCGAATGCATCGCCGTACCTGCCTCATTCCGTTGCCTTCGATGACGCCACCGCATCGCAGTCGACTTCCGTATCTCTACACCGGCATGTGGGCATCATGTGCTGCTGGCTTCCCCCGCCGATGACGGGGGGGCACCGCCGAAGAGGCTGGCTGTCTTGCCAATGGAAAAGGCCCACGGGGACTACCCGTGGGCCTTTTGGCTTTCCATCCTGTGGTCGTACTACTCGGGAGCGCCGGGTGCTGTCGCGTCGTTCCCGGTCTGTTGCGGGGCGACAGGCTGTGGTGCCGGCATGGCGGGCAGTGCGGGCTGGTCCTGGGCGGCCGCGTCGGGGGCGGTTATGGCCTCGGGCTGCGGTGCGGGTGCCACATCTGTGGGGGCGGGCGATGCCGAGGGCGTGGCGGGAGTCTCCACGGCAGGCGATGCGGGGGCTTCAACCGGCACAGCGGGGGCGGGTGCTGCGTCGGGTACTGCATGGCCCTCTGTGCCCGCAGCCGCCGGGGTTTCCACGGTCGGGACGGGCGCGCCCTCCGGCGTCGCAGCAGCGGCATCGGGGGCGGCCGATTCGGTGACCACGACCACGAATTGCCTGTCGACGATCCACTGGCGCTGTATCTCGCGGGCGGAGGCAGGGCGGTTCGGCCACTGTTCCCAGTCGTCAAGACGCATGGCGATGACAGCGCGCGGGTGCGCGCTCAGTGCGGCGTCGAGAAGGGCCCAGTCACGCTGGGTTATCTCCTCAAGCTGTGTCCCGGCGTAGAACGTGTAGGTTCCGGGGTACACGCGGTAACTCAACGGGTGATAGCCCTCTTTCGCATGGGCACCGATGATTTCGGCCTGTGCCTTGGGGCTCATGACCGGGTCGAGGGAAGGGGCCGTGTAGAGTGCCATGGGCTGGACGAACACGGTGGTGAACAGCACCAGCGTGAGCAGGGCCCCGCGAGGCTGGCTACGGTCGGTGGCTTTGAACAGGAGCAGGGCGAAGATGAGACACACACCACCGAGCACCGGGGCACCCGCGACGATGTCGAGCAATGCCAGCGCCTGCGGAGGCAGGGCATCGCGCACCGAACCGGGCAGCAGCGGCAGGGCTGCCACGGCGCCGAGACCGACGGCGAGAATGAAGAGCAGCAGGCTCACCAGAAGGTAGAAGACCCTGCTGTTCGTTGCCGGAAGCCGCAGCAGGCAACGTGCGGTGATGATGGCGAGGATGGGGAAGAGCGGCAGCAGGTAGATGACGATCTTGATGCTGACAGCCGAAAGCAGGGCCACACCGCTGAGCAGGCTTATCCAGAGGTAGGCGGTTCCCAGTCCTTCGGGTTTGCGGGTGTCGAGGGCGTCCCGGACGGGGTTGCGCAGGACGCGTCCCCACGGTGCCGTGAGCAGCAGCAGCGTCCACGGAAGCCACGCGGCGGGGAAGGTGGCGAGGTAGTGCCACCATGGCTGTGCGTGATGCCATGTGGCAGTGGCGCGCTTGACGATCTGGTCCTGGAAGATGTTGCGCAGGTACTCGCTTTCACCTGTCATCCACGCCGCAGCCACCCAGCCGAGGAGGATGACCAGCATCACGGCGAAACCAGCAACGGCGTCACGGTTGTGCAGACGTCGCACCTTGCCCTGCCAGAGGACGAAGAGCACACTCGAGAGCACGGGGAACGCAAGGCCGAGCGGCCCCTTGATGAGAGTCGCCACGGCGGCGAGGGCATAGCCTGCGATGAGCCATGCCGGAGCACTTTCGCGACGCCAGCCCTTGTACATGCAAAGGTGGCTGAGGGTGATGACGGCGGTGAAGAGCAGGTCCATGCGGGCGTAGTGTGTCACGCCAAGAAAGTAGAAGCCCGAAAGCAGGATGAGGCCTGCGGCAAGTCCCGTGGCCTTGTCGTTGCCGGTGGCACGGGCGAGGGCATAGGTCGCCCACAGGACGGCAAGCCCGGATACGGCAGCCCCCAGCAGAAAGAGCATGGGCGGCCGGACACCGGGAATCATGTCCAGTGCAGCAAGAAACCAGAAGTATACCGGAGGCTTGTCAGGGTATGGCACGCCATTGAGCTGGAGCACGAGCCACTTACCGGCGTCGATGACGTTCTGGTAAACGTCGGCGTGGCGCACTTCATCCGAGAACCAGAGCGCGCGGGCATCGAAGCCGCCCATGGTCTGCAGCACCAGCAGAATGGTGAGGGGAAGCAGGGGGAATATGGCGAGCAGGTCGAATGCTCGTGCTGCCATGCTGCGTTGCGGAGTGCCGGAAGCTGTAGCTGTCGCCTGCGAGGCCTTCTGCGTGGTCGCACCGGGGGTGTCGGTCGTTCCGGAAGGTGCGGCGGTTGCGTTGCTGCCGGAAGAGGCAACCCCCTTGCTTTCGGAGGTCGTGCCCAGCGTGGCTGACGCGGGTTCGTTCATGTCCTGCTGTTCGCTCATGAAGGAGTCCTGTCGGCTAGACGGTGTATGATCCATGCGGCCACGCTGCCCAGCAGCAGACCGGCGAAGACATCGGTGATATGGTGCATACCAAGGTAGATTCGTGAATAGCCCACGATGCCCATGTATATGCCGAGAGCCAGTGTGGGGAGCAGGGCCTTGCACCGCCATGCGAGGGGAACGACCGCGCCCACGATCTCTGTGGTGTGCCCCGATGGAAAGGAGTTGTAAACCCCTTTGAAGCTGAAGGGGATAGCGGGGCCTTCGGTGCCGGGTCTTGGCATGCCGAAACCTATCTTGAGGATGCGTACGGCGAGGAACGACACCAGCAGCTGCACGACGATGTAAACGGCCACAAAGCGCATGTCATGCCTGTCTCCGCGCTTGCGCGCCCTGAAGAAGATGGCACCGTAGACCAGATACAGCAGCGGGTTGCCGAAGTCGGTGATGACCTGCATGCACGCCGTCAGTGCAGGATGCGCCTGCCGGTACTGTCGGAAAAAGTTGACGACCTCGTCACCTGTTCCGATGGAGACGGCTGTTGCCAGTAGCGCCATGACCAGGGGCAGGGTGGCAAGTATGTAGGCGGGAAGAATGGTGGGGCGTGACATCCGGCGGACTATAGGGACAAACGAGGCGGAAGAAAAGAGCATAGCAGACGGTGCGAAGACCGGGTTGCATGGGGGCGAGACCGTATGGCGATACCCTGCCTGATGCTAGGACTGCCCGCCTGATGCTTGGACTTCCGGTCTGATGCTAGGACTGCCCGCCTGAAGCGGGTACATCCGGCATGGTGATGGCACATCCGGCATGGTGATGGCACATCCGGCATCATGTCCCGATGGCGGCGACGCCGGGTGGCATTGCGGGCTGAAGTATGGCATTGACATCGACTTGACGCATCGTGCGGGGCACACTAGAGCATAGCGGCACTCGCTCATCCTGTTTTCACCGACCGGCCCCGGTAGAAGTCCCTCGCGCTGCTGCGCGGGTGCTTCTTCTGTGTCCTGCCCGGAGAGACGACGTGAGGGCGGGGACGGGGCCTTCCCCTCAGTGCCTATCGTGGGCCGTCCGGCTTTGCCGATGACCCGTGTTCCGACCGTTCAGGTCGGGTCTTACGAAATATCTTCGGGGGGGCGTCATCCAGACGCTGGCAAATCCCCCGCTTTGCGGGCGTTCATGCCCCGTCAGCCGGTCATGGCCCTGCCGTACCGGATGAGTGCCCCCTGCGGCACCGGGGTGGCAGTGGACGTCGAAACAGCACGGCTGAGGCCGTGACAAGGTATCCATGTCTTCCAAGTTCCCTTCATCTTTCGCGGAAGTCCGCGCGCGTTGGCGCGAACCGGGCGGGTATCGCGAGGTCCTGCACATCGGCCTGCCACTGGTGGCGGGTATGGCCTCCACGACGGTGATGCAGTTCACCGACCGTCTGTTCCTGAGTCATTATTCCGTCGAATCCATTGCCGCGGCGTTGCCCGCCGGACTGGCTTCGCTGCTTCTGCTGCTCACCTGCATGGGTGTGACCGGCTATGCCAGCGTGTTCATCGCCCAGTACATCGGTGCCGGGCAGCCGCACCGGGTCGGCGGAGTCCTCTGGCAATCGCTCATCGCCAGTCTTGTGTTCGGAGGTCTGCTGGCCATGACAAGCCTGCTGGCAGAGCCCATTTTCTCGCTGGCCGGACACGCGCCCGAGTTGCAGCGCCTTGAGGAGACCTATTTCATCATCCTCCAGCTTGGCAGTGTGCTGTCGCTGGTCGGCAACAGTCTCGGAACCTTCTTTTCGGGCAGGGGACGCACCCGGCCCGTCATGCTGGCCAACATCGCGGCAGCGGTGGTGAACGTGCCGCTGGACTACGTGCTCATCAACGGAGTGTGGTTCTTTCCGGAGATGGGTATCGCAGGGGCTGCCGTGGCCACGGTCATGGGGTGGGGCGTGACGGCCGTGCTGCTTGCCATCGCCGTGTTCAACCGCGACCATGAAACCCGGTTCGGGGTGCGCAGCCAGTGGCGTTTCGATGCAGTCATGATGCGCAGGCTCATGCGCTATGGCTTGCCCAGCGGCGTCAACTTCTTCATGGAACTGTTCGCGGTGACGTGGTTCGTCTTCGTCGTGGGCACGCTTGGCGAGGTGGCGCTGGCGGCGACGAACATCGCCTTCTCCATCAACTCCGTCGCATTCCTGCCCACGGTGGGATTGAACATCGCGGTGGGTACGATGGTGGGGCAGGCCATGGGGCGCGGCGACCCGGATGGCGCGGCCCGTGCCACGGGCAGTACCCTGCATGTGGCCATGGCGTGGATGACGGCACTGGCTCTGGTCTTCGTTCTTCTGCCGGGGCCGCTGGTCGACCTCTTCAGGCCGGACAACCTCACGCCTGCGGCCTATGCCGACATCCGGGAGACCACGGCGAGGCTGCTTGCCTACGTCGCCTTCTACTGCCTGTTCGACAGCCTCACCATCATCTTCTGCGGAGCACTCAAGGGGGCCGGAGATACGGCTTTCGTCATGTGGAACATGACGGTGGGGTGCATCTTCGTGCTCATCATCCCGGCGTATGCGTTGCGCGCCCTCGGCTGGTGGAGTCTCGATTCGCTGTGGCTGGTGTTCTCGGTGTATGTCTCGGTACTGGCGGTGGCGTCGTATGTCCGCTTTCGCCTGGGCAGGTGGCGGAAGCTGCGCCTTGTCCATCCCGCCTGACGATCCATCGAGGTCTGATTGTACAAGGGGAGTGCGCCTTCGGGCACACTCCCCTTGTTGATGGCAACGTGCTGTTGCGGGTTGGCGAAAGCCGGCAAAGGATGCTGGCGTATGAAACAGGAGGCGGAGGCTGCATTTGGTCTGCGTGCTCTTGGGGCAACCCCTTGCCGCGACATTGTGCCCCGTCTCGTCCCGTGACGCACCATTGCGCACTCTCGGGAAGAACATGCTCCAACACCTGACGGCAGCCGCATCCTGCGATGGGGCATGCCTGCAGGCTGTCACGTCAACCGGAATGTCTCGACTCCGGCTGCACGCCCTGCGAGGCGTTCAGGCTAGCCTGTCCTCTACGGAAGCCATCTTCTGTGAAAGCCTGCCGTCTCCACCACGGCGTGCGTCGATTTTGAGGGTCATGTACAGGCGGTCGGAGTCCTTCTCGAGGGTGCGGTAGCATCGGTCGACGACGCGCATGACCGCCTCCCATTCGCCTTCGACGCATGTGCCCATGGGGCCGAAACTGTGCGGCAGGCCGCTTGCCCGGATGACGGAAACGGCCTTAGCCACCCATTCACTGACACTGCCGCCCTTGTCCATGGGGAAAATGGCGATCTCGGCGATGACACCCATCATTTCATTCGTCCTCTCGTCTGTAGTCATGTGGTGCCGGAGTCAGGCTGCCACCGTCAGCGCAGTAGAATCACCCTGCATTGCCGGGCTGCCATGGGAATCTGCATATCCGTTCCCATCGACGTGAAGGTCTCGTCGAGCATGTCCTTGCCACGGGTACCGGCATCCAGGTTCCATGTCCTTTCCAGCCTGATGTGCTCTGTCGTCGGCGTCGCGGCGAAGTTGGCGATGGTGAGGATGTGCCCGCGGTCGCCGGGCAGACGGGTGAGCAGGGCGACCGAGCCTTCACCCCGGGTGGCGGGACGCGCGACGACGATGCCCTGCGCCACACCAGTGGCAGTCCGCAACGACGCAAGACGTGCCATGCCGGATACGAACGACCCTTCGATGCCTTTCTGCACCACCACAGGGGGATAGGCCGCAGGGGCGCGTGGAACGCCGCCACGCGTGATGGCAAGTCCTGATATGGGAGGCATGGGCGACCATGCCCCTCTGGCTGCCTGTTCCTTGCGCCATGATTCCGGGCGCAGTGCCACATGTTCCCACGTCAGCGGCAACGTGCCCGCGAGGTTGTCGGCGGGCAGCATGAACAGTCCGGGTTGCGCCGCCTTGAATGCGGCCAGAAACAGGTGATTGCGGACGATGGCGACGACGTTCTCATCCGCAGCAGCCTGGGCGGGCGTGAACCCTGCGGCGATGGCAGAGAGTGTGGTGGCGTTGACAT
This window encodes:
- a CDS encoding MTH1187 family thiamine-binding protein, translated to MMGVIAEIAIFPMDKGGSVSEWVAKAVSVIRASGLPHSFGPMGTCVEGEWEAVMRVVDRCYRTLEKDSDRLYMTLKIDARRGGDGRLSQKMASVEDRLA
- a CDS encoding MATE family efflux transporter, whose amino-acid sequence is MSSKFPSSFAEVRARWREPGGYREVLHIGLPLVAGMASTTVMQFTDRLFLSHYSVESIAAALPAGLASLLLLLTCMGVTGYASVFIAQYIGAGQPHRVGGVLWQSLIASLVFGGLLAMTSLLAEPIFSLAGHAPELQRLEETYFIILQLGSVLSLVGNSLGTFFSGRGRTRPVMLANIAAAVVNVPLDYVLINGVWFFPEMGIAGAAVATVMGWGVTAVLLAIAVFNRDHETRFGVRSQWRFDAVMMRRLMRYGLPSGVNFFMELFAVTWFVFVVGTLGEVALAATNIAFSINSVAFLPTVGLNIAVGTMVGQAMGRGDPDGAARATGSTLHVAMAWMTALALVFVLLPGPLVDLFRPDNLTPAAYADIRETTARLLAYVAFYCLFDSLTIIFCGALKGAGDTAFVMWNMTVGCIFVLIIPAYALRALGWWSLDSLWLVFSVYVSVLAVASYVRFRLGRWRKLRLVHPA
- a CDS encoding ArnT family glycosyltransferase, coding for MSEQQDMNEPASATLGTTSESKGVASSGSNATAAPSGTTDTPGATTQKASQATATASGTPQRSMAARAFDLLAIFPLLPLTILLVLQTMGGFDARALWFSDEVRHADVYQNVIDAGKWLVLQLNGVPYPDKPPVYFWFLAALDMIPGVRPPMLFLLGAAVSGLAVLWATYALARATGNDKATGLAAGLILLSGFYFLGVTHYARMDLLFTAVITLSHLCMYKGWRRESAPAWLIAGYALAAVATLIKGPLGLAFPVLSSVLFVLWQGKVRRLHNRDAVAGFAVMLVILLGWVAAAWMTGESEYLRNIFQDQIVKRATATWHHAQPWWHYLATFPAAWLPWTLLLLTAPWGRVLRNPVRDALDTRKPEGLGTAYLWISLLSGVALLSAVSIKIVIYLLPLFPILAIITARCLLRLPATNSRVFYLLVSLLLFILAVGLGAVAALPLLPGSVRDALPPQALALLDIVAGAPVLGGVCLIFALLLFKATDRSQPRGALLTLVLFTTVFVQPMALYTAPSLDPVMSPKAQAEIIGAHAKEGYHPLSYRVYPGTYTFYAGTQLEEITQRDWALLDAALSAHPRAVIAMRLDDWEQWPNRPASAREIQRQWIVDRQFVVVVTESAAPDAAAATPEGAPVPTVETPAAAGTEGHAVPDAAPAPAVPVEAPASPAVETPATPSASPAPTDVAPAPQPEAITAPDAAAQDQPALPAMPAPQPVAPQQTGNDATAPGAPE
- a CDS encoding phosphatase PAP2 family protein is translated as MSRPTILPAYILATLPLVMALLATAVSIGTGDEVVNFFRQYRQAHPALTACMQVITDFGNPLLYLVYGAIFFRARKRGDRHDMRFVAVYIVVQLLVSFLAVRILKIGFGMPRPGTEGPAIPFSFKGVYNSFPSGHTTEIVGAVVPLAWRCKALLPTLALGIYMGIVGYSRIYLGMHHITDVFAGLLLGSVAAWIIHRLADRTPS